From one Comamonas piscis genomic stretch:
- a CDS encoding transposase produces the protein MARLPRLSLPDMPHHVLHRGNNRQTVFVDDEDFQQFSNLLRQLAQTHLVAVHAFVLMPNHFHLLITPQTEQGLPLLMQALGRAYVRYFNARHGRSGTLWEGRYRSTVLEPAEPLLQCIIYIDSNPQRAGLVAKAEDYPWSSCAHHLGAKPMPWLRDPAAFWALGNTPFAREASYAQMLAYGLSQRESLALTDAVQGGWAMGSEDFVQSLQSKTVRRLHKKSAGRPRLTLPSDE, from the coding sequence ATGGCCCGCCTTCCCCGACTCAGCCTTCCTGACATGCCGCACCATGTGCTGCACCGGGGCAACAACCGGCAGACGGTTTTTGTCGATGACGAGGATTTCCAGCAGTTCAGCAATTTGCTGCGCCAGCTGGCGCAGACCCATCTGGTGGCAGTGCATGCCTTTGTGCTGATGCCCAACCACTTTCACCTGCTGATAACACCGCAGACCGAGCAGGGCCTGCCGTTGCTGATGCAGGCGCTGGGCCGGGCCTATGTGCGTTATTTCAATGCCCGGCACGGCCGCAGCGGCACTTTGTGGGAAGGGCGCTACCGCTCGACGGTGCTCGAGCCGGCCGAGCCGTTGCTGCAATGCATCATCTATATCGATTCCAACCCGCAGCGCGCAGGCCTGGTTGCGAAGGCGGAGGACTACCCTTGGTCCAGCTGCGCGCACCATTTAGGTGCAAAACCCATGCCGTGGTTGCGCGATCCGGCGGCTTTCTGGGCCTTGGGCAATACCCCCTTTGCTCGAGAGGCGAGCTATGCACAGATGCTGGCTTATGGCCTCTCGCAGCGCGAGTCTTTGGCGTTGACTGATGCCGTACAAGGCGGCTGGGCGATGGGCAGTGAGGACTTTGTGCAATCCTTGCAGTCCAAAACGGTGCGTAGGCTGCACAAAAAGAGTGCAGGCCGCCCGCGTCTGACACTTCCATCCGACGAATGA
- the pcaF gene encoding 3-oxoadipyl-CoA thiolase, translating into MTNAYICDAVRTPFGRYGGALAGVRTDDLGAVPIKALMERNPGVDWTALTDVIYGCANQAGEDNRNVARMSSLLAGLPIDVPGATINRLCGSGLDAVGTAARAIKSGEARLMIAGGVESMSRAPFVMPKAESAFSRNNAVYDTTIGWRFVNKQMKALYGVDSMPETAENVADDFKIERDAQDRMALASQQKAAAAIAAGHLAREIVAVTIPQKKGDALVISQDEHPRATTIEALAKLKGVVREGGTVTAGNASGVNDGACALLLANEEAAQQYGLTPRARVVAMATAGVAPRIMGFGPAPAVRKVLTLAGLTLADMDVIELNEAFAAQGLAVLRDLGIADDDQRVNQWGGAIALGHPLGASGARLATTAVNQLHALGGRYALCTMCIGVGQGIAVILEKV; encoded by the coding sequence ATGACCAACGCCTATATCTGCGACGCCGTGCGCACCCCCTTTGGCCGCTACGGCGGCGCGCTTGCTGGTGTGCGCACCGATGACCTGGGCGCCGTGCCCATCAAGGCGCTGATGGAGCGCAACCCCGGTGTGGACTGGACGGCCTTGACCGATGTGATCTACGGCTGCGCCAACCAAGCCGGTGAAGACAATCGCAATGTGGCCCGCATGTCCAGCCTGCTGGCCGGTTTGCCCATCGATGTGCCCGGCGCCACCATCAACCGCCTCTGCGGCTCGGGCCTGGATGCGGTGGGCACCGCCGCCCGCGCCATCAAGTCGGGTGAAGCGCGCCTGATGATTGCCGGTGGTGTGGAATCGATGAGCCGCGCACCCTTTGTGATGCCCAAGGCCGAGTCTGCGTTCAGCCGCAACAATGCCGTCTACGACACCACCATTGGCTGGCGCTTTGTCAACAAGCAGATGAAGGCGCTGTACGGCGTGGACTCCATGCCCGAGACGGCGGAGAACGTGGCCGACGACTTCAAGATCGAGCGCGATGCCCAGGACCGCATGGCCTTGGCCTCGCAGCAAAAGGCCGCAGCGGCCATCGCGGCCGGCCACCTGGCCCGCGAGATCGTGGCGGTGACCATTCCGCAGAAAAAGGGTGATGCGCTGGTGATCAGCCAGGACGAGCACCCCCGCGCGACCACGATTGAAGCGCTGGCCAAGCTCAAGGGCGTGGTGCGCGAAGGCGGCACCGTGACGGCCGGCAATGCTTCGGGCGTGAACGACGGCGCCTGCGCCTTGCTGCTGGCCAATGAAGAAGCCGCCCAGCAATACGGCCTGACCCCACGCGCCCGTGTGGTGGCCATGGCGACTGCCGGCGTGGCGCCGCGCATCATGGGCTTTGGCCCGGCGCCTGCCGTGCGCAAGGTGCTGACGCTGGCCGGCCTGACTTTGGCCGATATGGATGTCATCGAGCTGAACGAAGCCTTTGCCGCCCAAGGCCTGGCCGTGCTGCGCGATCTGGGCATTGCGGACGACGACCAGCGCGTCAACCAATGGGGCGGCGCGATTGCGCTGGGTCACCCGCTGGGCGCATCGGGCGCACGCCTCGCCACCACCGCCGTCAACCAGCTGCATGCACTGGGTGGCCGCTACGCGCTGTGCACCATGTGCATCGGCGTGGGCCAGGGCATTGCCGTGATCCTCGAAAAAGTCTGA
- a CDS encoding 3-oxoacid CoA-transferase subunit B has product MSYQKRTKDEVAARVAQDIHDGAYVNLGIGQPTAVANHIPKDREVILQSENGILGMGPAPAAGEEDYDLTNAGKQPVSLLAGGSFFHHADSFAMMRGGHLDICVLGAFQVAENGDLANWSTGEAGAIPAVGGAMDLAIGAKQTWVMMDLLTKQGESKIVNQCSYPLTGIGCVKRIYTDVATIEVTDQGLKLIDTVAGLDKAELEKMIGLALL; this is encoded by the coding sequence ATGAGCTACCAAAAACGCACCAAAGACGAAGTCGCCGCCCGCGTGGCGCAAGACATCCATGACGGCGCCTACGTGAACCTGGGCATTGGCCAGCCGACGGCTGTGGCCAACCACATCCCCAAGGACCGCGAAGTCATCCTGCAGTCGGAAAACGGCATCCTGGGCATGGGCCCGGCGCCCGCCGCTGGCGAGGAAGACTATGACCTCACCAACGCCGGCAAGCAGCCCGTCAGCTTGCTGGCAGGCGGCAGCTTTTTCCACCATGCCGACAGCTTTGCGATGATGCGCGGTGGTCACCTGGACATCTGCGTGCTCGGCGCTTTCCAGGTGGCAGAGAACGGCGACCTGGCCAACTGGAGCACCGGCGAGGCCGGCGCCATTCCTGCCGTGGGCGGCGCGATGGATCTGGCCATTGGTGCCAAGCAGACCTGGGTGATGATGGACCTGCTGACCAAGCAGGGCGAGAGCAAGATCGTCAATCAATGCAGCTATCCGCTGACCGGCATTGGCTGCGTCAAGCGCATCTACACCGATGTGGCGACCATTGAGGTGACCGACCAGGGCCTCAAGCTGATCGACACCGTGGCAGGTCTGGACAAGGCCGAACTCGAAAAAATGATTGGCCTGGCCCTGCTGTAA
- a CDS encoding IclR family transcriptional regulator domain-containing protein codes for MKEEDPTLRPSDSYVQSFARGLEVIRSFGAAAPRQTLTEVAEATGMTRAGARRILLTLQTLGYVRVEGRLFALTPRILDLGFAYLSSMPVWNLAQPVMDALVEQTHESCSIAVLDGQDVVYVLRVHTHKIMSTNLGIGSRLPSFWTSLGRVLLAELPPQELQALLDSRDRTLFTRFTLQDDAQLLTELAQVRAQGWCMLNQELEEGLTSIAAPIRNASGQVVAAMNISGQANRTTPDVMQGELLPQLLQAAGRVSGLMGYQAGRAIGSKLTPR; via the coding sequence ATGAAAGAAGAAGACCCGACCCTCCGCCCCAGCGACAGCTATGTGCAGTCCTTTGCGCGCGGGCTGGAGGTCATCCGCAGCTTTGGCGCGGCAGCGCCCCGCCAGACCTTGACGGAAGTGGCCGAGGCCACGGGGATGACGCGAGCGGGCGCGCGGCGCATTTTGCTGACCTTGCAGACCTTGGGATATGTGCGTGTGGAGGGCCGCTTGTTTGCGCTCACGCCGCGCATACTGGATCTGGGCTTTGCCTATTTGTCGTCGATGCCGGTCTGGAACCTGGCCCAGCCGGTGATGGATGCGCTGGTGGAGCAGACGCACGAGTCCTGCTCGATCGCGGTACTGGATGGCCAGGATGTTGTCTATGTTTTGCGGGTACACACCCACAAGATCATGAGCACCAACCTGGGCATCGGCTCGCGTTTGCCGAGCTTTTGGACCTCGCTGGGCCGGGTACTGCTGGCCGAGCTTCCCCCGCAGGAGTTGCAGGCATTGCTCGATAGCCGCGACCGCACTTTGTTCACCCGCTTCACACTGCAGGACGATGCGCAGCTGCTGACTGAGCTGGCCCAGGTACGCGCCCAGGGCTGGTGCATGCTGAACCAGGAGCTGGAAGAGGGCCTCACCTCCATAGCAGCCCCCATCCGCAATGCCAGCGGCCAGGTCGTTGCGGCGATGAACATCAGCGGCCAGGCCAACCGCACCACGCCGGACGTCATGCAGGGCGAGCTGCTGCCCCAGTTGCTGCAGGCGGCTGGGCGTGTCTCGGGCCTGATGGGCTACCAGGCGGGGCGGGCGATCGGCAGCAAGCTGACACCACGCTGA
- a CDS encoding 3-oxoacid CoA-transferase subunit A, whose protein sequence is MINKISDSIAESLSRVQDGSTVLIGGFGTAGIPAALIDGLIAQGARDLTVVNNNAGNGDTGLAALLKTGAVRKIICSFPRQVDSYVFDELYRSGKIELEVVPQGNLAERMRAAGAGIGAFFCPTAYGTELAAGKETREINGKHYVLEYPIYGDVALIKAEQGDRWGNLTYRKAARNFGPVMATAAKYTIATVHEIVELGQLDPEAVVTPGIYVNQVIQIERVATQAGGFKKAA, encoded by the coding sequence ATGATCAACAAGATTTCGGACTCGATTGCCGAGTCCCTCAGCCGCGTCCAGGATGGCTCGACCGTGCTCATCGGCGGCTTTGGCACCGCCGGCATCCCAGCGGCCCTGATTGACGGCCTGATCGCGCAGGGTGCGCGCGACCTCACGGTGGTCAACAACAATGCCGGCAATGGCGACACGGGCCTGGCAGCCCTGCTCAAGACCGGCGCTGTGCGCAAAATCATTTGCAGCTTTCCGCGCCAGGTCGACAGCTATGTGTTTGACGAGCTCTACCGCAGCGGCAAGATCGAGCTCGAAGTGGTGCCCCAAGGCAACCTGGCCGAGCGCATGCGGGCTGCTGGTGCCGGCATTGGCGCCTTCTTCTGCCCCACCGCTTACGGCACCGAGCTGGCAGCAGGCAAGGAAACCCGCGAGATCAATGGCAAGCACTATGTGCTGGAGTACCCCATCTATGGCGATGTGGCGCTGATCAAGGCCGAGCAAGGCGACCGCTGGGGCAACCTGACCTACCGCAAGGCAGCACGCAACTTTGGCCCGGTGATGGCCACCGCTGCGAAGTACACCATTGCCACCGTGCATGAGATCGTGGAGCTGGGCCAGCTCGACCCCGAGGCCGTGGTCACCCCGGGCATCTATGTCAACCAGGTCATCCAGATCGAGCGCGTTGCCACGCAAGCCGGTGGCTTCAAAAAAGCAGCCTGA
- a CDS encoding TonB-dependent receptor: MAFKTQPVVAAVALLCAGYAAAQQAPAETTLQEVRVQADTAADVGYAAPTAKSATKIEAPLRDIPQTVNVVPQQLMRDQAVQSMQDVLKAVPGIGLSHGDGQRDQVTIRGFSAIADQFVDGVRDDALYFRDLSNVEQVEVLKGPASVLYGRGSSGGLINRITKKPGIDRSEVGLTLGSWNQRRGEFDLARAPQDSIVSYRLTGAIERADSYRDQQFLDRKALAGSVQFKFSADTQLLLQADYLKDSRLTDFGIPAFQGRPVNVSPRTYYGAANARDTDVSTSEVYSASATLSHRFNDSLSLRNVLRYYDYTLDRSNTLVGSVNEKAQTATLNRGHLERDEHGFFNQLELTQKLDLAGMQHQVLYGLELGRQNKGLLSINQNNVGTVSLFNPVLPVVSPVLTAAPSANNDSVFSVASAYVQDMVTLAPEWKLLAGVRYDRFRQETDNYTPGSTNLGRTDVAWSPRVGLVYQPSNALSYYVSFSKSFQPSGETFALAANNAQLAPEKTSSREVGVKWDVLDGKASANAALFEIERTNIKAVDPLSNTLVPLGVQRTRGLELSFAGDLSQGWQIWSGYAYLLSEMTSSPAVDAGQAVEGKRATLTPKHSANIWVTKALGHGFGAGGGINYVGARFANPGNTVVLPGYVTLDAMAYYRLNNVDLQLKLNNLLDKRYIVAGHGSSPNLNLPGAPRSVQLVARYRF; encoded by the coding sequence ATGGCTTTCAAAACCCAACCCGTGGTGGCAGCAGTGGCGCTGCTGTGCGCGGGCTATGCAGCGGCGCAGCAAGCGCCGGCTGAGACAACCTTGCAGGAAGTACGCGTGCAGGCCGATACCGCAGCGGACGTGGGCTATGCAGCGCCCACGGCCAAAAGCGCCACTAAGATCGAAGCGCCTTTGCGCGATATTCCTCAAACCGTGAACGTGGTGCCCCAGCAGCTGATGCGAGACCAGGCGGTGCAGTCGATGCAGGACGTGCTGAAGGCCGTGCCCGGCATTGGCCTGTCGCATGGCGATGGCCAGCGCGACCAGGTGACGATCCGGGGCTTCTCGGCGATCGCCGACCAGTTTGTCGATGGCGTGCGCGATGACGCGCTGTACTTCCGCGACCTGTCCAATGTCGAGCAGGTCGAAGTGCTCAAGGGCCCGGCATCGGTGCTGTATGGCCGGGGCTCGTCGGGGGGTTTGATCAACCGCATCACCAAGAAGCCCGGCATTGACCGTAGCGAAGTGGGCCTGACCCTCGGCAGCTGGAACCAGCGCCGGGGCGAGTTTGACCTGGCACGTGCGCCGCAGGACAGCATCGTCTCCTACCGCCTGACCGGCGCCATCGAGCGCGCCGACAGCTACCGCGACCAGCAGTTTCTGGACCGCAAGGCGCTGGCCGGCTCGGTGCAGTTCAAGTTCAGCGCGGACACGCAGTTGCTGCTGCAGGCCGACTACCTGAAAGACAGCCGCCTGACCGACTTCGGCATTCCCGCCTTCCAAGGCCGCCCGGTCAATGTGTCGCCCCGTACCTACTACGGTGCGGCCAATGCGCGCGATACCGATGTGAGCACCTCGGAGGTGTACTCGGCCTCGGCCACCTTGAGCCACCGCTTCAACGACAGCCTGAGCCTGCGCAATGTGCTGCGCTACTACGACTACACGCTGGACCGCAGCAACACCCTGGTCGGCTCGGTCAACGAGAAAGCGCAGACGGCGACCCTCAATCGTGGCCATCTGGAGCGTGACGAGCATGGCTTTTTCAACCAGCTGGAGCTGACGCAGAAGCTGGACCTGGCGGGCATGCAGCACCAGGTGCTGTACGGGCTGGAGCTGGGCCGGCAAAACAAGGGGCTGCTGAGCATTAACCAGAACAATGTCGGCACGGTATCGTTGTTCAACCCGGTGCTGCCTGTTGTGTCGCCAGTGCTGACCGCTGCACCTTCGGCCAACAACGACAGCGTCTTCAGCGTGGCCAGCGCCTATGTGCAGGACATGGTGACCCTGGCCCCGGAATGGAAGCTGCTGGCCGGCGTGCGCTATGACCGCTTCCGCCAGGAAACCGACAACTACACACCCGGCAGCACCAACCTGGGCCGCACCGATGTGGCCTGGAGCCCGCGCGTTGGCCTGGTCTACCAGCCCAGCAATGCGCTGTCGTACTACGTGTCGTTCAGCAAGTCCTTCCAGCCCTCGGGCGAGACCTTTGCGCTGGCGGCCAACAATGCCCAGCTGGCGCCGGAGAAAACCAGCAGCCGTGAGGTGGGTGTGAAGTGGGATGTGTTGGACGGTAAGGCCAGCGCCAATGCCGCGCTGTTCGAGATCGAGCGCACCAATATCAAGGCCGTGGACCCCCTCAGCAACACCCTGGTGCCACTGGGCGTGCAGCGCACCCGAGGCCTGGAGCTGAGCTTTGCCGGTGACCTGTCCCAGGGCTGGCAGATCTGGTCGGGCTATGCCTACCTGCTGAGCGAGATGACCTCGTCGCCAGCGGTGGATGCCGGCCAGGCCGTAGAAGGCAAGCGCGCGACCTTGACGCCTAAGCACAGCGCCAATATCTGGGTGACCAAGGCCCTGGGCCATGGCTTTGGCGCCGGTGGCGGCATCAACTATGTTGGCGCGCGTTTTGCCAACCCAGGCAATACCGTTGTGCTGCCGGGCTACGTCACCCTGGATGCCATGGCCTACTACCGCCTGAACAACGTGGACCTGCAGCTCAAGCTCAACAACCTTCTGGACAAGCGCTACATCGTGGCCGGCCACGGCTCCTCGCCCAACCTGAACCTGCCGGGCGCACCGCGCTCGGTGCAACTGGTGGCGCGTTATCGCTTCTAA
- a CDS encoding glutamate synthase-related protein: MSATAREQMQAQGLYDPTLEHDACGVGFVAHIKGQKSHAIVTQALKILENLDHRGAVGADKLMGDGAGILIQLPDALYRDEMAAQGVKLPPFGEYGVGMVFLPKEHASRLACEEELERAIKAEGQVLLGWRDVPVNREMPMSPTVREKEPIIRQVFIGRGADVIVQDALERKLYVIRKTASAAIQNLQLKYSKEYYVPSMSSRTVIYKGLLLADQVGTYFRDLEDERCVSALGLVHQRFSTNTFPEWPLAHPYRYVAHNGEINTVKGNYNWMRAREGVMSSPVLGNDLPKLYPISFAHQSDTATFDNCLELLTMAGYPLAQAVMMMIPEPWEQHATMDSRRRAFYEYHAAMIEPWDGPASIVFTDGRQIGATLDRNGLRPARYCVTDDDFVIMGSESGVLPVPEHKIVRKWRLQPGKMFLIDLDQGRLIDDEEVKSSLTNAKPYMRWIEDLRIRLDDVVTPVAGESQVDQQAKASQEFGAIADEQKSPELLDLQQAFGYTQEDIKFLMSPMAANGEEGIGSMGNDSPLAVLSDKNKPLYNYFRQMFAQVTNPPIDPIREAIVMSLVSFIGPKPNLLDINQVNPPLRLEVTQPVLDFANMVKLRNIRSHTAGKFSSAVLDITYPLEWGSEGVEARLASLCAQAVDAIKTGNNILIISDKGVSKDRVAIQALLALSAIHQHLIREGLRTACGLVVETGTAREVHHFGVLAGYGAEAVHPYLALETITSIHEHLPGDLSADKAIYNYIKAIGKGLSKIMSKMGVSTYMSYCGAQLFEAVGINSETIDKYFTGTSSRVQGLGVFEIGEEAIRRHKAAFGNDPVLATMLDTGGEYAWRARGEEHMWSPDAIAKLQHSTRANSFNTYKEYAQLINDQSKRHMTLRGLFEFKLDPAKAIPVEQVESAADIVKRFATGAMSLGSISTEAHVTLAVAMNRIGGKSNTGEGGEDPARYRNELKGIPIKQGESLASIIGKDQIESDYVLQEGDSLRSRIKQVASGRFGVTAEYLASADQIQIKMAQGAKPGEGGQLPGGKVTEYIGKQRYSVPGVGLISPPPHHDIYSIEDLAQLIHDLKNVATHSTISVKLVSEVGVGTIAAGVAKCKADHVVIAGHDGGTGASPWSSIKHAGSPWEIGLAETQQTLVLNGLRNRIRVQADGQMKTGRDVVIGALLGADEFGFATAPLVVEGCIMMRKCHLNTCPVGVATQDPELRKKFSGKPEHVVNFFFFIAEEARQIMAQLGISKFDDLVGRADLLDMKDGITHWKAKGLDFGRLLARADVAADVPLFHTQNQDHGLEKAFDNILIEKSRPAIDKGERVKILETVRNVNRTVGAMLSGAVTKVHAEGLPDDTIHIRVEGTGGQSFGAFLCNGITLYLVGDANDYTGKGLSGGRVVVRPSLDFRGEAHKNIIVGNTVMYGATTGEAFLSGVAGERFAVRLSGATAVVEGTGDHGCEYMTGGTVLVLGKTGRNFAAGMSGGVAYVYDEDGQFASRCNTTMVTMDKVLSQSEQEASIDKGVWHNGQTDEAQLKRLLADHLRWTGSKRARELLDNWDEVRNKFVKVFPTEYKRALGEIYARAEAKSQLAKAKTSAKKSVDAAAK, encoded by the coding sequence ATGTCGGCTACCGCACGCGAGCAGATGCAAGCTCAGGGTCTGTATGACCCGACTCTGGAACACGATGCCTGCGGCGTCGGTTTTGTGGCTCACATCAAAGGCCAGAAGAGCCATGCCATCGTCACCCAGGCGCTGAAGATTCTGGAGAACCTGGACCACCGGGGTGCGGTGGGGGCGGACAAGCTGATGGGCGATGGCGCGGGGATCCTGATCCAGCTGCCCGATGCGCTGTACCGCGATGAGATGGCGGCCCAGGGCGTCAAGCTGCCGCCATTTGGCGAATACGGCGTGGGGATGGTGTTCCTCCCCAAGGAACATGCATCGCGTCTGGCCTGCGAGGAAGAGCTGGAGCGCGCCATCAAGGCCGAAGGCCAGGTGCTGCTGGGCTGGCGCGATGTGCCGGTGAACCGCGAGATGCCGATGTCCCCCACGGTGCGCGAGAAAGAGCCGATCATCCGCCAAGTGTTCATTGGCCGTGGCGCCGATGTGATCGTGCAGGATGCGCTGGAGCGCAAGCTGTATGTGATCCGCAAGACGGCAAGCGCAGCCATCCAGAACCTGCAGCTCAAGTACAGCAAAGAGTACTACGTGCCCAGCATGAGCAGCCGCACCGTCATCTACAAGGGTCTGCTGTTGGCTGACCAGGTGGGTACCTATTTCCGTGATCTGGAGGACGAGCGCTGCGTCTCGGCACTGGGCCTGGTGCACCAGCGCTTCTCGACCAACACCTTCCCCGAGTGGCCGCTGGCCCACCCTTACCGCTATGTGGCGCACAACGGTGAAATCAACACGGTCAAGGGCAACTACAACTGGATGCGCGCCCGCGAAGGCGTGATGAGCTCGCCCGTGCTGGGCAACGACCTGCCCAAGCTCTACCCGATCAGCTTTGCGCACCAGTCCGACACGGCCACCTTCGACAACTGCCTGGAACTGCTGACCATGGCGGGCTACCCGCTGGCCCAGGCCGTGATGATGATGATTCCAGAGCCATGGGAGCAGCACGCCACGATGGATTCGCGCCGCCGCGCTTTCTACGAATACCATGCCGCGATGATCGAGCCCTGGGATGGCCCGGCGTCGATCGTGTTCACCGATGGCCGCCAAATTGGCGCCACCCTGGACCGCAATGGCCTGCGCCCCGCGCGTTACTGCGTGACCGACGATGATTTCGTCATCATGGGTTCCGAATCCGGCGTGCTGCCCGTGCCTGAGCACAAGATTGTGCGCAAGTGGCGCCTGCAGCCCGGCAAGATGTTCCTGATCGATCTGGACCAGGGCCGTCTGATTGACGATGAGGAAGTCAAGTCCTCGCTGACCAATGCCAAGCCCTATATGCGCTGGATCGAAGACCTGCGCATCCGCCTGGACGATGTCGTCACCCCCGTGGCCGGCGAATCGCAGGTGGACCAGCAGGCCAAGGCCTCGCAAGAGTTTGGCGCCATTGCCGATGAGCAAAAGTCGCCTGAGCTGCTGGACCTGCAACAGGCCTTTGGCTACACCCAGGAAGACATCAAGTTCCTGATGAGCCCGATGGCCGCCAATGGCGAAGAGGGCATTGGTTCGATGGGCAATGACAGCCCGCTGGCCGTGCTGTCGGACAAGAACAAGCCGCTGTACAACTACTTCCGCCAGATGTTCGCGCAGGTGACCAACCCGCCGATCGATCCGATCCGTGAAGCGATTGTGATGAGCCTGGTGTCCTTCATCGGCCCCAAGCCCAACCTGCTGGACATCAACCAGGTCAACCCACCGCTGCGCCTGGAAGTGACCCAGCCGGTGCTGGATTTCGCCAACATGGTGAAGCTGCGCAACATCCGTTCGCACACTGCAGGCAAGTTCAGCTCGGCCGTGCTTGACATCACCTACCCGCTGGAATGGGGCAGTGAAGGCGTCGAAGCGCGCCTGGCATCGCTGTGCGCACAAGCGGTTGACGCCATCAAGACCGGCAACAACATCCTGATCATCAGCGACAAAGGCGTCAGCAAGGACCGCGTGGCGATCCAGGCGCTGCTGGCGCTGTCCGCCATCCACCAGCACCTGATCCGCGAAGGCCTGCGCACGGCCTGCGGTCTGGTGGTGGAGACGGGCACCGCCCGCGAAGTACACCATTTCGGCGTGCTCGCCGGCTATGGCGCAGAAGCCGTCCACCCCTACCTGGCGCTGGAAACCATCACCTCGATCCACGAGCACCTGCCCGGTGATCTGTCGGCAGACAAGGCGATTTATAACTACATCAAGGCCATCGGCAAGGGTCTGTCCAAGATCATGTCGAAGATGGGTGTGTCCACCTACATGTCCTACTGCGGTGCGCAGCTGTTCGAGGCCGTGGGCATCAACAGCGAGACCATCGACAAGTACTTCACCGGCACCTCCAGCCGCGTGCAGGGCCTGGGCGTGTTCGAGATTGGTGAAGAGGCCATCCGCCGCCACAAGGCTGCCTTTGGCAACGATCCCGTGCTGGCCACCATGCTGGACACCGGCGGAGAATACGCCTGGCGTGCCCGGGGTGAAGAGCATATGTGGAGCCCCGATGCGATTGCCAAGCTGCAGCATTCGACCCGCGCCAACAGCTTCAACACCTACAAGGAATATGCGCAGCTGATCAACGACCAGAGCAAGCGCCATATGACCTTGCGCGGCCTGTTCGAGTTCAAGCTCGACCCTGCCAAGGCCATCCCGGTCGAGCAGGTCGAGTCGGCTGCTGACATTGTCAAGCGCTTTGCCACGGGCGCCATGTCGCTGGGCTCCATCAGCACCGAAGCCCACGTGACCCTGGCCGTGGCGATGAACCGCATTGGCGGCAAGAGCAACACCGGCGAAGGCGGCGAAGACCCCGCCCGTTACCGCAACGAGCTCAAGGGCATCCCCATCAAGCAGGGCGAATCGCTGGCCTCGATCATCGGCAAGGACCAGATCGAATCTGACTACGTGCTGCAAGAGGGCGACAGCCTGCGCTCGCGCATCAAGCAAGTGGCATCGGGCCGCTTTGGGGTGACGGCCGAGTACCTGGCCTCTGCCGACCAGATCCAGATCAAGATGGCCCAGGGCGCCAAGCCGGGCGAAGGTGGCCAGCTGCCTGGCGGCAAGGTCACCGAGTACATTGGCAAGCAGCGCTACTCGGTGCCGGGTGTGGGTTTGATCTCGCCCCCGCCGCACCACGACATCTACTCGATCGAGGACTTGGCCCAGCTGATCCACGACCTGAAGAACGTCGCCACGCACTCGACCATCAGCGTCAAGCTGGTGTCCGAAGTGGGTGTGGGCACGATTGCCGCTGGCGTTGCCAAGTGCAAGGCCGACCATGTGGTGATCGCCGGCCACGATGGCGGCACGGGTGCATCGCCTTGGTCGTCGATCAAGCATGCCGGATCGCCCTGGGAAATCGGCCTGGCCGAAACCCAGCAGACCCTGGTGCTCAACGGCCTGCGCAACCGCATCCGCGTGCAGGCCGATGGCCAGATGAAGACCGGCCGCGACGTCGTGATTGGCGCGCTGCTGGGTGCTGACGAGTTTGGCTTTGCCACCGCTCCACTGGTGGTTGAGGGCTGCATCATGATGCGCAAATGCCACCTCAACACCTGCCCGGTGGGCGTAGCCACGCAAGACCCCGAGCTGCGCAAGAAATTCAGCGGCAAGCCCGAGCATGTCGTGAACTTCTTCTTCTTCATCGCTGAAGAAGCCCGCCAGATCATGGCCCAACTGGGTATCTCCAAGTTCGACGACCTGGTGGGTCGTGCCGATCTGCTGGACATGAAGGACGGCATCACCCACTGGAAGGCCAAGGGCCTGGACTTTGGCCGCCTGCTGGCCCGTGCCGATGTGGCTGCTGATGTGCCGCTGTTCCACACCCAGAACCAGGACCATGGTCTGGAAAAAGCCTTCGACAACATCCTGATCGAGAAGTCGCGCCCCGCCATCGACAAGGGCGAGCGGGTCAAGATTCTGGAGACCGTGCGCAATGTGAACCGCACCGTGGGCGCCATGCTTTCGGGCGCGGTGACCAAGGTGCATGCCGAAGGCCTGCCGGACGACACCATCCATATCCGTGTCGAAGGCACGGGCGGCCAGTCGTTTGGCGCCTTCCTGTGCAATGGCATCACCTTGTATCTGGTGGGCGACGCGAACGACTACACCGGCAAGGGCCTGTCCGGCGGCCGTGTGGTGGTGCGCCCGAGCCTGGATTTCCGGGGTGAAGCGCACAAGAACATCATCGTGGGCAACACCGTGATGTACGGTGCGACCACCGGTGAGGCCTTCTTGAGCGGCGTGGCCGGTGAGCGCTTTGCGGTGCGCCTCTCGGGTGCCACGGCGGTGGTGGAAGGCACGGGCGACCACGGTTGCGAATACATGACCGGCGGCACCGTGCTGGTGCTGGGCAAGACCGGCCGCAACTTTGCCGCTGGCATGAGCGGTGGCGTGGCTTACGTCTATGACGAAGACGGCCAGTTCGCCAGCCGCTGCAACACCACCATGGTGACCATGGACAAGGTGCTGAGCCAGTCCGAGCAAGAGGCCAGCATCGACAAGGGTGTGTGGCACAACGGCCAGACCGATGAAGCCCAGCTCAAGCGCCTGCTGGCGGACCACCTGCGCTGGACCGGCAGCAAGCGTGCGCGCGAGCTGCTGGACAACTGGGACGAGGTGCGCAACAAGTTCGTCAAGGTGTTCCCGACCGAGTACAAGCGGGCCCTGGGTGAGATTTATGCAAGAGCCGAAGCCAAGTCCCAACTGGCCAAGGCCAAGACCTCGGCCAAGAAAAGCGTGGATGCCGCCGCGAAATGA